Proteins from a genomic interval of Paenibacillus sp. FSL R5-0623:
- a CDS encoding GH32 C-terminal domain-containing protein, whose translation MKDKSKFAICLLMATGLTLTSNGIFTSKSIAASAVLADQETKKQAKEELDIFESASKSNTNLIGWQVKGKGGLEDTSEGILLTSQPKENVMAISETVSDDFIYEADVMIRDTKADATLLFRSNEDGFSSYMLQIVPDAGLIRLRDARNGDGRLKEERKVSVEMGQIYHLKVKAVGSSLKVYWGNQYKPLIDVQDISYQSGKLGLHVWDGSALFSNIVVSDLKGNLGTVLSNKGKWQPDINGKRGTVEQESKAQQIYNKNATDMVYEGSITLRPDSIAALAFRSSSDGAEGYEATLTKEGDRVRVSLTNTKGTVIASSQRTYPSQMGAKHHVEIKAKGDRIQVFLDGYTTAAIDVKDTTYRSGSTGIAVKKGTAYFQDTYVTEQSQYYNEIYRPQYHYTPIRGSASDPNGLVYFEGEYHLFHQDGGTWAHAVSKDMLNWKRLPIALPWNDHGHVWSGSAVADMTNASGLFGDSGGKGLIAYYTSFNPDSPNGNQRIGLAYSKDQGRTWAYSKERPIVIENPGKSGNEAGNWDFRDPKVIRDDENNRWVMVVSGGDHIRFYTSTNLLDWTLTDNWGYGDYVRGGVWECPDLFQLPVDGTSQKKWVMMISTGANPKTGGSDAEYFIGHLTADGKFVNDNPAGKVLRTDFGKEFYASMSFANMPDHRTVMMAWMTNWDYPFAFPTSNWKGELTIPREVSLVTTKDGIRMVQSPIKELESLRKPLYSASNKSVSPSSGNLLKGIISGAYEIEAEIEIPEASTVTEFGFNIREGANQKTVVGYRASDSRMFVDRTASGETDFSNLFSKKHEAPTQMENNRIKMRILVDESSVEAFGNDGKVVFSDVIFPDPASRTMSFYVKDGNVNVVSLKVHQLQSVWNEDIPSKAQIKMDTSARELGVGESDTLQAMVEYGPGLGVQPLKWNSSNNDVIAIDLVDNSHAVIKAKKEGESTVTVSTPNGKTSTSVLVKVSGGEFRSNLSGWTKDLSAASWLVSEHGIRGKYLSDANYIAKEKAGNFTYEADMMLGETGGAGSILFRASEDGRSGYYLNLDPNMKAIRLFYKINGGFEERQVLAKVPTFIQPGQTYKVKIEANGPHIIVHVDSQKVLDIMDGTFAEGHFGLHVFGGSASYQNVNLSNGEHANLTKSSLVNAATQKSIFTANLVNGEPVALQDASAASVQKWVFVPTGDKAGSYSIRTTAGQTLDLDIGQNKLQLYHYLGYNNQRWVLHQNKDGSVHITSAHHQKALEVSEDGTELFLSELNPSLDRQKWILAK comes from the coding sequence ATGAAAGATAAATCTAAATTCGCAATATGTCTTCTGATGGCAACGGGATTAACTCTGACTTCAAACGGGATTTTTACATCTAAATCAATTGCGGCTAGTGCTGTACTCGCTGATCAGGAAACAAAGAAACAGGCAAAGGAGGAGCTTGATATTTTTGAAAGCGCATCCAAATCAAACACCAATTTGATAGGCTGGCAAGTGAAAGGAAAAGGGGGATTAGAGGATACTTCAGAAGGAATCTTGCTGACTTCACAGCCTAAAGAAAATGTAATGGCCATCTCAGAGACAGTTTCCGATGATTTTATCTATGAAGCTGATGTCATGATCAGGGATACGAAGGCAGACGCAACATTGTTATTTCGTTCTAATGAGGATGGCTTTAGCTCGTATATGCTGCAAATCGTTCCGGACGCAGGCCTGATTCGGTTAAGAGATGCAAGAAATGGAGATGGGAGATTAAAGGAGGAGCGTAAAGTTTCTGTTGAAATGGGGCAAATCTATCATCTTAAAGTGAAGGCAGTGGGTTCCTCGCTAAAAGTATATTGGGGCAATCAATATAAACCATTAATTGATGTTCAAGACATTTCGTATCAAAGCGGAAAGCTTGGACTCCATGTATGGGATGGATCCGCCTTGTTTTCAAACATCGTGGTAAGCGATCTGAAAGGTAATTTGGGGACGGTGCTTTCTAACAAGGGAAAATGGCAGCCTGATATTAACGGCAAAAGAGGGACGGTAGAACAGGAGAGCAAAGCACAGCAAATCTATAATAAAAATGCGACTGATATGGTCTATGAAGGGAGTATTACCCTTCGTCCTGATTCTATTGCAGCTCTCGCATTTCGATCTTCAAGCGATGGAGCTGAAGGATATGAAGCTACTCTTACGAAGGAAGGAGATCGGGTCCGTGTAAGTTTGACGAATACAAAAGGAACCGTAATTGCAAGTTCGCAACGTACTTATCCGAGTCAGATGGGAGCCAAACATCATGTGGAAATCAAGGCAAAGGGAGATCGAATTCAGGTCTTCCTGGACGGGTACACTACGGCTGCAATTGACGTGAAAGATACAACCTACAGGAGTGGAAGTACTGGAATCGCCGTAAAAAAGGGGACGGCTTACTTCCAGGATACTTATGTGACGGAACAGAGCCAATATTACAATGAGATATATCGTCCACAATATCACTACACGCCTATACGTGGTTCAGCGAGTGATCCGAATGGACTTGTCTACTTCGAAGGAGAATATCATCTCTTCCATCAGGATGGAGGAACATGGGCACATGCGGTAAGTAAAGATATGCTGAACTGGAAACGGCTTCCGATTGCACTTCCCTGGAATGATCACGGACATGTCTGGTCTGGGTCAGCTGTTGCGGATATGACAAATGCATCTGGTTTATTCGGAGATTCAGGAGGCAAAGGCCTTATTGCATACTACACTTCCTTTAATCCGGATAGCCCGAATGGGAACCAGCGTATAGGTCTGGCTTACAGTAAAGACCAAGGTCGTACTTGGGCGTATTCGAAGGAGCGCCCGATTGTGATTGAGAACCCAGGTAAGAGCGGAAATGAAGCTGGGAATTGGGATTTCCGCGATCCGAAAGTGATCCGTGATGATGAAAATAACCGCTGGGTTATGGTTGTGTCCGGAGGAGATCATATTCGTTTCTACACGTCAACGAATTTACTTGACTGGACATTGACAGATAATTGGGGATATGGGGATTACGTCCGCGGAGGAGTATGGGAATGTCCTGATTTGTTCCAGCTTCCGGTAGACGGAACGTCACAGAAGAAGTGGGTTATGATGATCAGTACAGGAGCGAATCCCAAAACAGGTGGATCAGATGCCGAGTATTTTATCGGTCATTTAACAGCTGATGGTAAATTCGTGAACGATAATCCGGCGGGTAAGGTGCTAAGAACAGATTTTGGTAAAGAATTTTACGCTTCCATGTCTTTCGCTAACATGCCTGATCATCGCACAGTGATGATGGCGTGGATGACGAATTGGGATTATCCGTTCGCTTTCCCAACGTCCAATTGGAAAGGTGAACTAACCATTCCGAGAGAAGTATCATTGGTAACGACCAAAGATGGAATTCGGATGGTGCAAAGTCCAATTAAAGAATTGGAATCACTGCGTAAACCTTTGTATTCTGCTTCCAACAAGTCGGTGAGTCCTTCTTCCGGGAATCTGCTAAAAGGTATTATTTCAGGTGCTTACGAAATTGAAGCTGAAATTGAAATCCCCGAAGCCAGCACAGTGACCGAGTTTGGCTTTAACATTCGTGAGGGTGCAAATCAGAAGACGGTCGTGGGGTATAGGGCAAGCGATAGTCGTATGTTTGTGGACCGAACTGCATCCGGTGAAACGGATTTTTCTAACCTATTTAGTAAGAAACATGAAGCGCCTACGCAAATGGAGAATAATCGGATCAAGATGCGTATTCTTGTGGATGAGTCTTCTGTTGAAGCCTTTGGTAACGACGGCAAAGTCGTCTTTTCAGATGTTATATTTCCGGATCCTGCTAGTAGAACGATGAGTTTTTACGTGAAAGATGGGAATGTAAACGTTGTTTCCTTGAAAGTGCATCAACTCCAATCTGTCTGGAACGAGGACATTCCTTCAAAAGCTCAAATAAAGATGGATACGAGCGCTCGGGAACTGGGGGTAGGCGAGTCGGATACACTGCAGGCGATGGTCGAGTATGGTCCGGGTTTAGGCGTTCAACCGCTGAAGTGGAATTCCAGTAATAACGACGTAATAGCCATAGACTTGGTAGACAATTCACACGCAGTTATTAAGGCAAAAAAAGAAGGGGAGTCCACAGTCACCGTATCTACTCCGAATGGCAAAACTTCCACTAGTGTACTCGTTAAAGTCTCAGGTGGCGAGTTCCGGTCAAACCTGAGTGGATGGACTAAAGATCTGTCTGCTGCTTCATGGTTAGTTAGTGAACATGGGATTCGGGGTAAATATTTGAGCGATGCGAATTATATTGCCAAAGAGAAGGCTGGGAATTTTACGTATGAAGCAGACATGATGCTCGGTGAAACAGGAGGGGCAGGTTCTATTTTGTTCAGAGCCAGCGAAGATGGTCGCAGTGGATACTATCTGAATCTAGACCCTAACATGAAGGCGATCCGTCTGTTCTATAAAATCAACGGAGGATTTGAAGAACGACAGGTTCTTGCAAAAGTACCAACTTTCATTCAACCAGGTCAAACGTATAAGGTGAAAATAGAAGCGAATGGTCCGCATATTATAGTTCACGTGGACAGTCAAAAAGTCTTAGATATTATGGATGGTACTTTTGCAGAAGGTCACTTTGGACTCCATGTATTTGGCGGCTCCGCATCTTATCAGAACGTCAATTTGAGTAACGGTGAACATGCAAACCTCACCAAGTCCAGCCTTGTAAATGCCGCAACGCAGAAATCCATTTTCACAGCTAACCTTGTCAACGGGGAGCCGGTTGCCTTGCAGGATGCAAGTGCGGCTTCCGTCCAGAAGTGGGTATTTGTTCCGACAGGCGACAAAGCAGGTTCATATTCAATTCGTACTACGGCCGGTCAGACGCTTGATCTGGATATAGGGCAAAACAAACTTCAGCTATATCATTACTTAGGATATAACAACCAGCGTTGGGTCCTTCACCAAAACAAAGACGGATCCGTTCATATTACTTCAGCTCATCATCAAAAGGCATTAGAAGTATCGGAAGATGGGACCGAACTCTTCCTGAGTGAACTGAATCCATCACTTGATCGACAAAAATGGATATTAGCGAAATAA
- a CDS encoding MsnO8 family LLM class oxidoreductase, producing MSTANELRLSILEFVHIYNGTTATESLQNMTEMVQLAEQWGFNRSAHTRTIRVGSGGVMLPNHSPLKVMENFTLLEGLYPGRVDLGIGRASGTDARTMWALLRSQALMEVNDFPEQLDTLLSFFARNFKENHPFSHIHPPGDRSMVPDMFMLGSSEGGLQFALEKGLGFVFAAHLAPQRAIPMLKAYRSNFKPSSYLAEPQSMLAMIVITAETAEEAKYIAGPAELMWAQMSTGTINLTFPTPEEAKSHKYTPHEELARERNKDRFVIGSVGQVAEQLRQMAKASLVDEIMIADFYPNQESRKKGHKLLAKELGVLQGK from the coding sequence ATGAGTACAGCAAATGAGCTAAGGCTTTCGATTTTGGAATTTGTTCATATCTATAACGGAACCACAGCTACGGAAAGTCTTCAGAATATGACGGAAATGGTTCAACTAGCAGAACAGTGGGGGTTCAACAGATCAGCTCACACTAGAACAATTCGAGTAGGTTCGGGAGGCGTTATGCTACCTAATCATAGTCCTTTGAAAGTAATGGAGAACTTTACGCTTCTCGAAGGATTGTATCCAGGGCGAGTTGACCTCGGGATTGGCCGAGCATCTGGTACGGATGCCAGAACGATGTGGGCATTATTAAGATCCCAGGCATTAATGGAGGTTAATGATTTTCCAGAGCAACTAGATACTCTGCTTTCCTTCTTTGCCCGTAACTTTAAAGAAAACCACCCATTTAGTCACATCCATCCTCCCGGAGATCGTTCAATGGTTCCAGATATGTTTATGCTGGGATCTAGTGAGGGTGGGTTACAATTTGCTTTGGAAAAAGGATTAGGATTTGTATTTGCAGCTCATTTGGCACCTCAACGGGCTATTCCCATGTTAAAAGCCTACCGTTCTAATTTTAAACCTTCATCTTATTTAGCTGAGCCCCAAAGTATGTTAGCGATGATCGTTATTACAGCTGAGACGGCAGAAGAGGCTAAATATATCGCAGGACCAGCGGAATTAATGTGGGCACAGATGAGCACAGGGACAATAAATCTTACTTTCCCTACACCGGAAGAAGCTAAAAGTCACAAATACACGCCTCATGAAGAGCTGGCTAGGGAACGTAACAAGGATCGCTTTGTCATTGGAAGTGTTGGACAGGTTGCGGAGCAACTTAGACAAATGGCGAAAGCAAGTTTAGTGGATGAAATCATGATTGCTGACTTCTATCCAAATCAAGAGAGTCGGAAGAAAGGGCATAAATTATTGGCTAAGGAATTAGGTGTTCTACAAGGAAAGTAA
- a CDS encoding LLM class flavin-dependent oxidoreductase → MEIVEGLWDSYEDDAFIRDKERGVFYDPRKMHPLDYTGNYFSVEGPLNISRSRQGRPVVFQAGTSPEFMDIAAQHAEVIMAPGHDLEYLKAFTNELKRKVQNQGRSPYDLMMMPSHNPIVGRTEQEALEKLREIESWMPKGYRMPKPGMIGSAEQVAEQIEHWYREGIMDILLIRQDQPAGFKDFIQLVVPILQDRGIFRKEYEDDTLRGNLGLPYPENKYTK, encoded by the coding sequence TTGGAGATTGTTGAAGGACTTTGGGACTCGTATGAAGATGATGCCTTTATACGTGATAAGGAACGTGGGGTATTTTATGACCCGCGTAAAATGCATCCGCTAGATTATACCGGGAATTACTTTTCCGTGGAGGGTCCCTTAAACATCAGTCGATCGAGGCAAGGAAGACCAGTGGTCTTTCAAGCGGGCACTTCACCGGAGTTCATGGATATTGCTGCACAGCATGCCGAAGTCATCATGGCACCAGGACATGATTTGGAATATCTCAAGGCATTCACTAATGAACTTAAACGTAAAGTTCAAAATCAAGGGCGTTCACCATATGACCTGATGATGATGCCTTCTCACAACCCGATCGTTGGTAGAACGGAACAAGAAGCCCTGGAAAAGCTAAGGGAAATTGAATCATGGATGCCTAAAGGTTATCGAATGCCGAAACCTGGAATGATAGGATCGGCAGAGCAGGTTGCCGAACAAATCGAACATTGGTATCGAGAAGGCATCATGGATATCTTGCTGATTAGACAAGATCAACCTGCAGGATTTAAGGACTTTATCCAATTGGTTGTTCCCATCTTGCAAGATAGAGGCATATTCCGTAAGGAATATGAGGACGACACACTTCGGGGAAATTTAGGTCTACCTTACCCAGAAAATAAATACACGAAGTAA
- a CDS encoding nitronate monooxygenase, with translation MANRVCEILDIKKPIIQGPMSWVTNAELVAAISNAVGLVFLGPNAGQVDTTRSPERSAERMRTEIQKNKSLTNKPFGIPLIVNRDLAYTWPLIETVIDEKVPVVLVNDTLDERIFKPLKENNMELHQLKRLEL, from the coding sequence ATGGCTAACAGAGTATGTGAAATATTAGATATTAAAAAGCCAATTATACAAGGACCCATGTCTTGGGTTACTAATGCCGAATTGGTTGCAGCAATAAGCAATGCGGTTGGATTAGTATTTCTAGGTCCAAATGCCGGTCAGGTTGATACAACTCGCTCACCTGAAAGAAGTGCGGAAAGAATGAGAACTGAAATACAAAAAAACAAATCTTTAACGAATAAGCCATTTGGAATTCCATTGATCGTGAATCGTGATTTAGCTTACACATGGCCACTTATAGAAACAGTTATTGACGAGAAAGTTCCTGTTGTTCTGGTGAATGATACACTGGATGAAAGAATCTTTAAACCATTAAAAGAAAACAATATGGAATTACACCAATTAAAGCGATTAGAACTGTAA
- a CDS encoding sensor histidine kinase gives MRFIRILNDIRLKSKLSLIFITVAVLPLLISGIYLTSKLKEVMILNAAEQAANDVERVQKRTEEVINAALDISYQLSNDNQMKSIASRNYESYNEVIQSYRQYTGIRDYMRLYKEIKSIRLYTANPTMLNNWEFMQPDDRTQQSDWYRSALSQKGLAGWGYIEDERDQKKYLSLVRKINLDELRNESVLVINVNSDLLNSILSQETFSTMIVDNNNNIVAANRPNLYGKNLASVHAGSNMLSQTEGSYEAVMDGKNSKVVIANITPQNSWNGLRIISVFTVSEILHDANAIIRLATFVIGGCLIIAVLLVYVSASFIARRLLRLSKHMSRVGTVSWDTYLDLDGKDEIGQLSRQFNDLVHRISELMLEVEESNQQKQTLLQKQNDIKFKMLASQVNPHFLFNTLESIRMEAHLRGEEGLAQAVWQLSVLIRNSLEVGSRQIPLSDELNMVRCYLELQKFRYEDRLQYIMEIDPTSEHIEIPPLIIQPLVENSILHGLDRKEGPTLITVRTKVNDQGTLFVEIHDDGAGIPPKKMNEIKKQLMNSDEAGDRIGLRNVNDRLELTYGIRSRLSIESKEGRGTCITFCIPKEGGEPDVLRDHC, from the coding sequence ATGCGCTTTATCCGAATATTAAATGACATCAGACTTAAAAGTAAGCTATCATTGATCTTTATAACCGTGGCCGTACTCCCACTTTTAATAAGTGGCATCTATCTAACAAGCAAGCTGAAAGAAGTCATGATCCTGAATGCCGCTGAACAAGCAGCTAATGACGTAGAGCGTGTTCAGAAAAGGACCGAGGAGGTGATCAATGCAGCCTTAGATATTTCCTATCAACTCTCCAATGATAACCAAATGAAATCTATAGCAAGCCGCAACTATGAAAGTTATAACGAAGTCATTCAAAGCTATCGTCAATACACAGGCATTCGGGATTATATGCGGCTTTATAAAGAGATAAAATCCATTCGGTTATATACGGCCAATCCGACAATGCTCAATAACTGGGAATTTATGCAGCCAGATGACCGAACGCAACAATCCGATTGGTACAGATCCGCATTGAGTCAAAAGGGGCTAGCAGGTTGGGGCTATATTGAAGATGAGCGTGATCAAAAAAAATATCTAAGTCTGGTGCGAAAAATTAACCTTGATGAGTTGAGAAATGAGAGTGTGTTGGTGATTAATGTGAATTCTGATTTGCTAAATTCTATTCTATCGCAAGAGACATTCTCAACGATGATCGTCGACAACAACAATAATATCGTGGCAGCCAACCGGCCCAATCTTTACGGTAAAAACCTTGCCTCTGTGCATGCTGGGAGCAATATGTTGTCTCAAACGGAGGGCAGCTACGAAGCTGTTATGGATGGGAAAAATTCGAAGGTGGTTATAGCAAACATAACTCCACAGAATAGTTGGAACGGACTACGTATCATTTCCGTTTTTACGGTGTCTGAAATTCTACATGATGCAAACGCTATCATTCGCTTGGCTACATTTGTTATAGGTGGATGTCTAATCATCGCAGTTTTGCTTGTTTATGTTTCGGCATCATTTATTGCGAGAAGACTGCTTCGACTTAGTAAGCACATGTCCCGAGTAGGTACGGTGTCCTGGGATACTTATCTTGACCTCGATGGAAAAGATGAAATCGGCCAACTCTCCAGACAATTCAATGATCTGGTTCATCGAATCAGTGAACTAATGTTAGAAGTGGAAGAAAGTAACCAGCAGAAACAGACACTATTGCAAAAACAAAATGATATTAAATTTAAGATGTTAGCGAGCCAGGTCAATCCCCACTTTTTGTTTAATACACTTGAGTCCATTCGAATGGAAGCACATCTTCGCGGGGAAGAGGGCTTGGCCCAAGCTGTGTGGCAGCTTAGCGTGTTGATCCGAAATAGTTTAGAGGTCGGAAGTCGCCAGATCCCACTTTCAGATGAGTTAAACATGGTTCGGTGTTACTTGGAACTTCAAAAATTCCGGTACGAAGACCGACTTCAATACATTATGGAAATCGACCCAACAAGCGAACACATTGAAATTCCCCCACTTATCATTCAACCTTTGGTTGAGAACTCGATACTCCATGGGTTGGATCGCAAAGAGGGTCCAACGTTGATCACTGTTCGAACGAAGGTTAACGATCAGGGGACGTTATTTGTAGAAATCCATGATGATGGTGCGGGTATTCCTCCAAAGAAAATGAATGAGATAAAAAAACAGTTAATGAACTCCGATGAAGCCGGGGATCGTATTGGGCTACGTAACGTGAACGACCGATTAGAACTTACCTACGGTATACGTTCAAGGCTTTCAATTGAAAGCAAAGAGGGCAGAGGCACCTGCATCACATTTTGTATTCCGAAGGAGGGAGGGGAACCTGATGTTCTCCGTGATCATTGTTGA
- a CDS encoding response regulator transcription factor — translation MFSVIIVDDEPKLRLGLQTLIPWRELGFEVIGTAAGGNEALRIFEETIPDVLLVDIRMPGMDGLELLQQIRHRGWISHVIILSGYADFEYARQALQFGVEAYLLKPVNKEELSASFRKIHEQLSNVQKKNMLQKTNTPEWILYSLLTGNHASEDSTLSKWSDSFEISWTTYQVVLIGFSGSDPEESEQIQNFKNVVSRTYASERQGFVLYFAPYIVLLLSNSPVSELGWTELHKNLQLLSGELRFEMDVAVGQPVRSLEEVVHSFRTAKSLLERSFFYDRGRLLTEETPESYRQETVHSSVLSMSNKEEEAFRLHYLVDVGHASAISSFLNEIALQQVANQADEKEIRDRFFYLANETVRKIHSRVWSLSDYPGDPAQFLAEVYHSRYIQDLVDRISVVMERLARCADYNSKDNEMKRLLDYIDRHYGDNLRLEMLAILFNYSSSYLGQLFKSYTGEYFNAYLDRIRIQKAKELLAQDMKVYEVAERVGYSNVNYFYTKFKKLEGESPSFYQKKE, via the coding sequence ATGTTCTCCGTGATCATTGTTGATGATGAACCCAAACTACGTTTGGGGTTGCAAACGTTAATACCTTGGAGGGAATTGGGATTTGAAGTGATTGGAACGGCAGCTGGTGGAAATGAGGCTCTCCGAATATTCGAAGAAACGATTCCCGACGTATTGTTGGTTGATATACGTATGCCAGGCATGGACGGATTGGAACTCCTTCAGCAGATCCGTCACCGTGGCTGGATCAGTCATGTCATTATACTCAGTGGTTACGCCGATTTTGAGTACGCGCGGCAAGCTCTTCAATTCGGTGTTGAAGCATATCTACTCAAACCTGTAAACAAGGAAGAACTTTCAGCATCATTTCGAAAGATTCATGAACAGCTCTCAAACGTGCAGAAAAAAAATATGTTACAAAAAACGAATACACCGGAATGGATACTTTATTCTCTACTAACCGGTAATCATGCTTCAGAGGATTCCACTTTGAGTAAGTGGTCAGACTCATTTGAAATCAGCTGGACTACGTATCAGGTCGTTTTAATCGGGTTCTCAGGTTCAGATCCAGAAGAAAGCGAACAAATTCAGAATTTCAAAAATGTAGTCAGCAGAACCTACGCTTCGGAACGTCAAGGGTTCGTTTTATATTTTGCACCATACATTGTTTTATTGCTAAGTAACTCTCCTGTTAGCGAATTGGGATGGACCGAGCTTCACAAGAATCTCCAGCTCTTATCAGGTGAGCTTCGATTTGAGATGGACGTAGCAGTAGGGCAGCCCGTGCGGTCTCTTGAGGAAGTTGTTCATTCGTTTAGAACAGCAAAATCCCTTTTGGAGCGTAGTTTTTTCTATGACAGAGGAAGGCTTCTCACTGAGGAAACACCAGAAAGCTATCGACAGGAAACTGTCCATTCTTCAGTATTATCTATGTCAAATAAAGAGGAAGAAGCTTTCAGGTTGCATTATCTGGTCGATGTTGGGCATGCAAGTGCAATCTCGTCATTTTTGAACGAAATAGCATTACAACAAGTAGCTAATCAGGCTGATGAAAAGGAGATCCGTGACCGTTTCTTCTATCTTGCTAATGAAACAGTTCGAAAAATTCATTCCCGTGTCTGGTCTTTAAGCGATTATCCAGGAGACCCGGCCCAATTCCTTGCTGAAGTATATCATTCCCGATATATTCAGGATCTCGTCGACCGTATTTCTGTTGTTATGGAGAGGCTCGCTCGATGCGCAGATTACAATAGTAAAGACAATGAAATGAAGCGATTGCTGGATTATATAGATCGGCACTATGGGGATAACCTAAGATTAGAAATGCTTGCCATATTGTTTAACTACAGTAGTTCCTATCTGGGCCAACTCTTCAAAAGTTACACAGGGGAATATTTCAACGCCTATCTTGATCGGATACGGATTCAGAAAGCGAAAGAATTACTGGCTCAGGATATGAAGGTTTACGAAGTTGCTGAAAGGGTAGGATATTCAAACGTCAATTATTTCTACACCAAATTCAAGAAGTTAGAAGGGGAGTCGCCTTCTTTTTATCAAAAAAAAGAATAA
- a CDS encoding glycosyl hydrolase, whose translation MKTKSGSMIRYAASNKTYLMLGSAFFFLGIIMSSFTHSRVEAAITVPGFVVEPNQTQALIVTFKDAQLEGYGIEKRDGTTAKTMDKLYGGKGYISYFFEEDNSAKGSAAFKVEAPEDGLYELSLGYYIPEGNGDKTTSIQVNGSGAGELTLNAPNPGQVRAEKKVTKVLLNQGSNSIQILRGWGYYGIEYIKLKRVDPNISKQQIKMHTLSNSKATPQTKALLDFMTSQYGKKIISGQQTLEDAKWIYKQTGKSPALVSSDLMDYSPSRVENGSTSNEVEKMIEWYERGGIVSLSWHWNAPKGIGGNEPGHEWWRGFNTEFTTFDVEYALNHPGSEDYKLLIRDIDAIAVQLKRLQDHNIPVLWRPLHEAEGGWFWWGAKGPEPAKKLYRLMYQRLTDHHQLNNLIWVWNSVKEEWYPGDDIVDIVSVDVYNPAGDHSPNIAKYDELLFLGKHKKLVALAENGPIPDPDLLKTYGAHWSFFNTWTGDYLRDGKTNTKEYLKKVYNHENVLTLDELPKGLYESP comes from the coding sequence ATGAAGACTAAATCAGGTTCAATGATAAGGTATGCAGCGTCAAATAAAACCTATTTAATGTTAGGATCGGCCTTTTTCTTTTTGGGCATTATCATGTCGAGTTTCACTCATTCCAGGGTGGAAGCAGCCATTACGGTACCCGGATTTGTTGTTGAACCTAATCAAACACAAGCATTAATAGTAACATTTAAAGATGCTCAGCTAGAAGGCTACGGGATTGAGAAACGGGACGGGACAACTGCCAAAACAATGGACAAGTTATATGGTGGCAAAGGTTACATTTCTTATTTTTTCGAAGAGGATAATTCAGCTAAAGGAAGCGCTGCGTTCAAGGTTGAAGCACCGGAAGATGGCCTGTATGAGTTGAGCTTGGGATATTACATTCCTGAAGGGAATGGGGACAAAACGACCTCTATTCAAGTGAATGGTTCAGGTGCTGGTGAATTGACGCTAAATGCTCCCAACCCAGGGCAGGTCCGCGCTGAAAAAAAGGTGACAAAAGTGCTTCTGAACCAAGGCAGCAACTCCATCCAAATCTTACGGGGGTGGGGATACTATGGTATTGAGTATATCAAGCTCAAACGTGTAGATCCCAATATATCCAAACAGCAAATAAAGATGCATACCTTGAGTAATTCCAAAGCAACTCCGCAAACGAAAGCACTCTTAGATTTTATGACCAGTCAGTATGGAAAGAAAATAATTTCAGGACAGCAAACACTGGAAGATGCGAAGTGGATCTACAAGCAGACAGGAAAATCCCCTGCGCTGGTTTCCAGTGATTTGATGGATTATTCTCCATCCCGTGTTGAAAATGGAAGCACCTCAAACGAGGTGGAGAAGATGATTGAATGGTATGAACGTGGAGGAATAGTATCATTAAGCTGGCATTGGAATGCGCCGAAGGGAATAGGCGGCAACGAACCGGGCCACGAATGGTGGCGAGGTTTTAATACCGAGTTCACGACCTTCGATGTAGAATATGCCCTGAATCATCCGGGATCGGAAGATTACAAGCTTTTAATTCGAGACATTGATGCGATCGCTGTTCAGTTGAAGCGATTACAGGATCATAACATTCCCGTACTTTGGAGACCACTGCACGAAGCAGAGGGCGGCTGGTTTTGGTGGGGAGCCAAAGGTCCTGAACCTGCCAAAAAATTATATAGACTAATGTACCAACGTTTGACCGATCACCATCAGTTAAACAATCTCATTTGGGTTTGGAACTCTGTGAAGGAGGAGTGGTACCCGGGCGATGATATAGTCGACATTGTGAGTGTCGACGTTTACAATCCAGCGGGCGATCATAGCCCGAACATTGCCAAGTATGATGAACTCTTGTTTTTGGGCAAGCACAAAAAGCTTGTAGCGCTTGCAGAAAACGGCCCTATTCCGGATCCTGATCTGCTGAAGACTTACGGCGCACATTGGAGCTTTTTTAATACCTGGACTGGAGATTATCTACGCGACGGAAAAACGAATACAAAGGAATATTTGAAAAAGGTATACAATCATGAAAACGTTCTTACGCTAGATGAACTTCCCAAAGGATTGTATGAAAGTCCCTAA